One Papaver somniferum cultivar HN1 chromosome 10, ASM357369v1, whole genome shotgun sequence genomic window carries:
- the LOC113316357 gene encoding F-box/kelch-repeat protein At3g06240-like: protein MALHSCTLKSSLKFRKKRELNYHRLPFVSYSSYELEIKDYCNVRSEMMLLLRNGELIMGYPIRQPCSVACEVHRTIQNDTYTFSYDPSSSICKSSGHIRYPSFKMEIEFFGCCNGLVLLRHINGFMSHLLILWNPTTNECKKLPDPATEEKVRLMELVEYGIGYDHQIEDFKVVRIAVDRCEVHVYTLKSNSWRKLEDIQSHLFSYF, encoded by the exons ATGGCGCTGCACAGCTGTACATTAAAATCAA GTTTGAAATTTAGGAAAAAACGAGAACTGAATTATCATCGGTTGCCTTTTGTTTCTTATAGTTCGTATGAGCTAGAAATCAAAGATTATTGCAATGTCAGGTCAGAAATGATGCTTTTACTGAG GAATGGTGAACTTATCATGGGATATCCTATCAGACAACCTTGTTCGGTTGCCTGCGAAGTCCATCGCACGATTCAG AATGATACATATACCTTTAGTTATGATCCATCATCGTCAATATGTAAGAGCTCTGGTCATATCAGATACCCTTCTTTTAAAATggaaattgagttttttggatgtTGTAATGGCTTGGTTTTGTTAAGGCATATTAATGGGTTCATGTCGCATCTACTCATCCTTTGGAACCCGACCACTAACGAGTGTAAGAAGTTACCAGATCCAGCAACTGAAGAAAAGGTGCGCCTAATGGAATTAGTAGAATATGGAATTGGTTATGATCACCAAATTGAGGATTTCAAAGTTGTACGTATAGCGGTGGATAGGTGTGAGGTTCATGTGTATACACTAAAATCAAATTCATGGAGAAAACTTGAGGACATCCAGAGTCATTTGTTTTCCTACTTCTGA
- the LOC113319381 gene encoding uncharacterized protein LOC113319381: MSHLPVNGALYWKASRGNEHMKYILRFDFEKEVFDRILIPDEVNDDHRWHLCVLGGSLWLLVNECGHSLQFWKLKDNEVKKSWTITLTIELDKFYYMQDLIPLQFLENGKNLFGAHNEHDCLHFILYDPIHETTRTPKAYKVIATSSFPTSVYIENLISLQTGTYLGQEQLDEEDMMPEENRLTMRLSVVQLVVQLLMALVMLMALYKKTHPEQN, from the coding sequence ATGTCTCATTTACCTGTTAACGGTGCTCTTTACTGGAAAGCGTCAAGAGGGAATGAGCACATGAAATACATTCTTCGCTTTGATTTCGAGAAAGAAGTATTCGATCGGATACTAATACCTGATGAAGTTAATGATGATCACAGATGGCATTTGTGTGTTTTAGGAGGGTCTCTTTGGTTACTTGTTAATGAGTGTGGGCATAGTCTTCAATTCTGGAAGTTGAAGGACAATGAAGTGAAGAAATCATGGACCATTACTTTAACCATTGAGTTAGATAAATTTTACTATATGCAGGATTTGATTCCCTTACAGTTTTTAGAGAACGGTAAAAATTTGTTTGGGGCACACAATGAACATGATTGTTTGCATTTCATTTTGTATGACCCCATACATGAGACAACTAGAACTCCTAAGGCTTACAAGGTTATAGCAACTTCATCATTCCCTACTTCAGTCTATATAGAGAATCTAATCTCACTCCAGACGGGTACATATCTAGGGCAAGAACAgttggacgaagaagatatgatgCCGGAGGAGAATAGGTTGACAATGAGGCTGTCGGTGGTTCAGTTGGTAGTGCAGCTATTGATGGCACTAGTAATGTTGATGGCATTGTATAAGAAGACACATCCAGAACAAAATTAA